The genomic stretch GTGCCGTGCCGCGGAAGCTATTCCCGACGGGTCGCACATCGGCCAACACGGCGAACTCGCCATGCACATCCCAACGGCTGCCGTCTTCTCGCGTCGGGATGTAGGGCATGAGCAAGGCGGTCGTGATGCCGCGCCCTTCGACGTGCACACCGCGATTCGGCCAATCCGCGTTGACACACAGGCGACCACCTTGCGTCGACGTGAAACAACTCGGTGTAATGCGCCAACTGCGACCGGATTGCGCATATGTGGCCGCAGATTGCAGTTGCCATGCCGCGCCTTTGGCAGGTGAAAGATCGAGACGACTCAAAGTCCCCTGCCAGTTCTCGCCACGCTTGAGTGCCGTGCCGGCAAATTTCAAGGCGCCTTGCGGACCGCGTGCATCGCCTTCAAGACGTAAGTTCTCCATCGCACCCTGTGCGTGTGCATTGACTTCGTCGAGTGCCACGCCTGCTTTCAGGCCACGCGCATTGATGCGCAAATCACCTGTGGTGCCGCCCGCCCAGGGCAATCGTCCGGCGACTTTCAGGTGCTCAGCGCGATGGGTCTTCCACGCAAGCGATTGCCCTGAAAGATCTGCCGCAATATTCGGTGCGTTGCGCGGCCCGCGAAGTGTGAGCTGACCCACCACCGTGCCTTTGGCATCAGGCAGGGCATCATTCAAATTGAATGGCAAAAACTTTGCATCGACGTCAATGTTCTGCGCGATGCGACCGCGCGCGATCACATTGCTGTGTCCTAAGCGAAGGTCGACGTCGCCGCTCGCAGTCCACACGTCTTTCGCAGTGGCCGGCAGCGTGAGCGCCACGTTGCCGCGACCGGTCAACGCGCGATCGCGTAGTTGCCCACCGAGATGCGTTGCATCAAGCGCGATGTCCATGCCACCCCGCGCATTGCGCCCACCCTGGGTTTTCAGGTCGCCGCGAATCGCGCCGTGCCACGCCGGAAGAAAGTAGCCCGGGTCGAAGCTCGCCAACTTGGCGGTCACATCCCACTTCAGTGCCGGATTGAATGCCAAGTAGCCGGTTGCATCCAAACGCCCTTCCGGCATCACGACATTGAGTGCCTTGAAGTGCAAAGCCTTTCGATCACCTGCCCCGTCGAGTTTGACGTCGGCGCGTTGCTTGCCACGCATGAGGACGGCGGTACCGATCGCGGACCAAGCATCCAAGGTGCCCGCGATGCCGAGATCGGCACTTGCACCGATTCGATTGTCGCCATCGCCGTATGCAAGACCGCGTGCGTTCAATGCGAACTCAACGCGACCGCGTGTATCGCCTTTGAAATCACCACTGCCAGTGGCCGTAATTCGACCCCCTAAAACATCCACAACCAAAGGTGCAAAGGTCAGGCGTTGCTCTTCCAGCACGACTTTTGAAGGCTGCACCACCAATTTGAAATCGCCGCGCTGCAAGGCCGCATCAATGTTGGCGTGCCCCCCCGCACCGCGTGCAGATAGATTGAAGGTGATGGGCTCAGAGGTGCTGGCGAGACCTTGCAGCAAATCCGGATCCAAACCTTCAGAGTTTGCAGACAGCTGCCATGTGGGGTTGGATTGACCCCCACTCAACGTCAGCAGTGCACGCGTACGACCCGGCGCGTTGCCCGACACCGCCACGTCCAATTTGTCGAGCGTGCCTATCGCGCGCAGTCCGATCGCGGGACACGTACTGCCCAAAGGTGCGGGCAGCAATGCGCTCGCGGTGAAGTCGGTGCGGTAATTGTTGCGCGGCGTGTAGTGGCCATGCGCCTTGAACACGCCGCGATCACTGTCCACCTGCACATGCGTCAGCATGAACGCATCTTCCTGCGCATCCAAGCCACCGCGCACACGCGAGATGTCGATCAAGGGCGCACCTGCACGACTGATCTTGAAACCATCGATCTCGATCGTGTCTGCGCGAATCGACAGCGGTGGTTTGATGGCGGGCAATGACTCTGGCCAACGCGGCAGTTCAAACGGCTTATTCGAGCGCGGCACATCTAATGTCGCGCGACGCACTTGCATCGCATCCAAGCGCAAACGCTTTCCAAGCAGCGGTTGGATGGCCGGATCGATCACGATCGTCTCGGCAGTGAAGGTGGTGATCTCAGGCTGCGAGCAGTTCGGATACTTGACGGGTTTGCCTTCAACATCCGGGCAACCGCGATAGACCACACGCACACCATGCAAGGTCATCGGGCCGGCGACGGGCCCTTCCGCCGATTGCCATGTGAACGTTGTGCCCGCGGGCAGCAACCATTGGATGCGATTCAAAAGAAAATCGCGACCGCCCAAGGTGCTCAACAACCACCACAGCAAAGCGGCAAACAACACGATCAGTGCGAGTGTGCCGAATCCGCTGCGCCTTGCCACCTTAATGTTGCGTGCGCGCCGCAATGCGCGCAGTTCTGCAATGCGTGCTTCACGTTGCGCATTCGTGGCATCGTCAGGCAGCGGTGGCAGCAGCGGCTTCTTCGCCATTACAACTCCGCGCCAATATTGAAGTGCAATGTAAATGCGGAATCCGGGCTGTCCAAGCCACGGGCGATATCAATGCGCACAGGACCCACGGGCGAACGCCAGCGCACACCGATACCCACACCTGTACGCCAATCCGGATGCTTGCCATTGAACGCGCTGCCCGAATCCACGAATGCGGCGACGCCCCATTGCGGTCTGAAGTAGTGCTCGAACTCCACGCTACTGGTGACCAAATTGTCTGCGCCCAGCGCGTAACGTTTCTTACCTGCGGCATCAATGATGCGCGGCCCCACTTCACGCCAGTTGTAGCCGCGAATGCTGCGATCACCGCCTGCGTAGAAGCGTAACGATGGCGGAATGACCGCTGTATCGGCATGAAAACTTTGGCCCAATTCGCCGCGCACGATCAAACGATTGCTGAGCCCGATGCCTTTGAACCATTGGCCGCGCGCTTGCAGCTGGCCGAAGGTTCCCTGCCCGCGCACACTCCCACCGCGCGCGGTGACACTCAGTCCCCAGCCGCGGCGCGGGTACAAACGGTCGTCTACGTTGACGTAATCCGCGCGCAGCTGCGGATAGAACAAACTGGCGTATTCGTAGACCTTGTTCGGATTGCTCGGGTCCAACAAGGTGTAGCTCCAGCGTTCGCGCAAGAAGTGAAGCGACGCGGTCGCGGTAAGCGTGCGGGTGATTTCCCCGCTACGGCTGAACACCGCTTCCACGCGGCGCGAGTCGATGTAGTCGGTTTGCTCGTCTGAATACTGCGTGCCGATGGTGTACCAACCATCCCGCCATTTGAATGCGGGAATTCTGTATTGCAGCGTCGCCGTCTTACGCCGTTTGCCGTAATCGAGATACGCTGCGGCTTTATGACCCCGCCTATTGAGATAGCGCCGCTCCACACCGGCATTGAAGCCGGGACCATCCAAGGTGCCGTAGCTCACGCCGAGCGTATACACACTGCGCTTGGCGGGCGTCAGCTTCACCGTGATCGGCACCTCGCGATTCTCGACGGCTTGATCCGGATGCGGTTCGATATCGATCGTGCTGAAGTAATCGAGCGAGCTCAAAGAACGGCGCAGCCGATCAATACGACCTTGGTGGTAGTACTCACCTTGATTCCAATAAATCAGCTCTTCGAGCAGGCGCGGATAGATGATCTCGTTGGGTGTTTGCTCAAATTGCACCTTCCCCATGTTGTAGCGATCGCCGCTGTTCCAACGCAGGTCGATATCCGCTGCGTTCTGCGCGCGCGTCACTTCAACCGTGTGCGCTTCGAACGCAGCATCGAAATAGCCCCGCTCTGCAAGGCGTCGTGTGATGAAGGCCTTGCTGCCCTCATACAGCGTGTGGTCCAAGACATCGCCTTTGCGCGGCACGAAGTTGTCGAGCTCTTCGCGCAAGTAACGGTCGTCATCGCCGTCACCGGTGATCGCCAAGCGAACGTCGCGCACTTTGACAGGGGCGCCTTTATCAACTTCGATCACGATCGCCAGTGCGTCGCGCGCGCCCGAGGTGCTGATCTTGATCGTGGGGTTGTAGTAGCCGAAGGGCTCCAACGCCTCTCGCGTTTCCGCTTCGGCCACAGCCAGAAGGTAATCGAGGCGTCGATCGGAGATGTCTTTGTCACGCGCGTCTTCGAGCGACAGCACCTCGCGCACGTTTGCCGTCATCTCGTCATCCAGCCCGTGCACCTCGATGCGCGAAATTTGTGCCGCCCACACAGGCGCGGCCACGAGTACAAGGAGCAGAAGGGTGGACTTGAGGAAGCTGGCGCGCATGGTCGAAAGCATAACCATTCGACCTTGAACACTTCCTCGCTTTTTCTTGACGCGCTTAGCTGCGCATCCCCGTGCCGCGCTTCATCAACCACAAAGCAAAGGCACCCAGCACCAGCACAAACAAGCCCATCAGGCCGAACGAAGTCCACAGGGGTACGTCGCTGACGCCGAGCAAACCGTAGCGGAAGGCATTGACCATGTAGAAGATCGGGTTCAGATGCGTCAGTGTTTGCGCCCAGTCCGGCAGCAATTTCACCGAATAGAACACGCCACCGAGATAGGTCAGCGGTGTGAGGATGAAGGTGGGCACGATGGCGACGTCATCAAACTTCTTGGCGAAGATGGCATTGATGAAACCCGCCAGAGAGAAGATCACCGCGCCCAAGAACACTGAGGCCAAGGTGATGAACGGATGCGGCACGCTCAAGCGCGTGAACAGCAAGGCGATGCACATGACAATCGCGCCGACCATCAGTCCGCGCAACAGGGCGCCTGCGACATAGCCCCCCAAGATGACCCAATTCGGCATCGGGCTCACTTGCAGTTCTTCAATATGGCGGCCGAACTTCGCGCCAAAGAAGCTGGAGCTGATGTTGCCGTAGCTGTTCTGAATCACGCTCATCATGACCAGGCCTGGAACGATGAAGGCCATATAGTTCACGCCGTCCATCTTGCCGATCTGACGGCCAATCAAGCCGCCAAAGATCAGGAAGTACAAGGTCATGGTGATCGCGGGCGGCACCAGAGTCTGACTCCAAATGCGCAAGATGCGGGCAACTTCACGGCGCGCGATTGTGGACAAGGCAATGACATTCGGGTGACTCATGCCTGTGCCTCCGACGCCGTCGTGAGGCGAACAAACAACTCTTCCAGTCGATTCGATTTGGTGCGCATCGAGCGCACACGAATGCCGGCGGAATCGAGTGCGGTAAACACACTGTTCAAATCCTTGTTGCGGGGCATATCCACTTCCAATGTGTGGTGGTCGGTGGCAATCATGACGACGTCTTGCACATGCGGCAGCTGCGCAGGTAATTGCCCGTCGATATCAAGCACAAAGCCTTCAACATCGAGTTGCGCCAGCATGTTGCGCATGGGGCCTTCGGCAACGATACGACCGTGGTTGATGATCGCAAGGTTTCGGCACAAGCTCTCCGCTTCTTCCAAATAGTGCGTGGTCAGAATGATGGTGGTGCCCTGCGCATTGATCTCACGCAAGGTTTGCCACATGCCGCGTCGAATTTCGATATCCACACCGGCAGAAGGTTCATCAAGGATCAACAGCTTTGGTTCGGTCATCATCGCGCGCGCAATCATCAAGCGTCGCTTCATGCCGCCAGACAGCGTCCGGCTCATCATGTCGGCTTTGTTCGACAGCTGCGCAGCGTCCAGTTGTTTCTCTGCGCGGACCAGAGCTTCGGCTCTGGGAATCCCGTAGAAACCCGCGTAGTTGACCAAGATGTCACGCGGCTTCTCAAACATATTGAAGTTGAGTTCTTGCGGTACCAGTCCGAGTAGGCGCATCGCTTGACTGCGGTGGGCCTCCAAGTCGACGCCGAAAATGTTCACGCTGCCGGATGTTTTGTTCACCAACGAACTGATGATGCCAATCGTGGTGGACTTGCCGGCGCCGTTCGGGCCCAGCAGCGCATAGAAATCACCGGGCTGCACGATCAGGTCGATCCCTTTCAGGGCTTCGACACCGTTGTCGTAGGTCTTACGCAGGTTGTGAATTTCCAGTGCAGGTACGCGTGTTGCGGATGTCGCTGAGTTCATTTGAACGGGGCCGATGACACGAACCCTTTATTATATTCGGTGTTCCCGCTTCCCAAGGCCCTGCGCCCGCTTATCTGTGGTGGATTTCTTTCCTATTCGATTGGTCGATCGTGCCATGGCAGCGCCTGCAGTGATGCACCTGCGCTTCGTGCGCGACGACGGCAAGGCACTGGACTACACGCCCGGTCAGTTCATCCAGATTCACTTCCCGCTGGCCGATGGCAGTAATGCGCGACGCAGCTATTCCTGCGCCACACGCCACGACCACGTGATGACCTGCGGTGAAGCGGTGGAGTTTGTCGCCAGTTGTATTCCTGGGGGCGCCGCGACCGCGTTGTTCCAAGGCATGAATATCGGCGACAGTTTGAACGCCAGTGGGCCCCTTGGTTTGTTCACCTTGAAAGCCGGCGATACCAATTCGCGCTATTTGATGATCGCAACCGGGACCGGGATCGCGAGCTACCGCTCCATGTTGCCGGAGCTCGAAGAACGTATGCGCGCACGCGGCGTCAAAGTTGTGGTGGTGCACGGTGTGCGCACCCCGGATGACTTGTTGTTTGCGGAAGAGTTCAGCGACACTGCGCGTCGCTTCCCGGACCAGTTTGAATATCGCATTGCGTTCTCGCGCGAAGGCTTCGACGCGTCGGACAACCGCGCGACATTGGCCATCGCGCAACACGGCTATGTGCAAAATGTTTTGCCTGCGCTGAAACCGGTGCCGGGCGAGGATATCGCGTATATCTGCGGCAATCCGGTGATGGTCGATGCCGTGGTTGAAGCGTTAAAGACGGATGCCCTTCCAATGAAAGACATCCGCCGCGAAAAGTACATCAGCCTGAAATAGGGCCCTCGGCCACCATCACGGCCGCATTGCCATTTTCATCTACCGAAGTCACAACCCAGATCGCTTTGTCTGCACGACGAATCAGGAAAGTACTGGCG from Lysobacter sp. HDW10 encodes the following:
- a CDS encoding ABC transporter ATP-binding protein, producing the protein MNSATSATRVPALEIHNLRKTYDNGVEALKGIDLIVQPGDFYALLGPNGAGKSTTIGIISSLVNKTSGSVNIFGVDLEAHRSQAMRLLGLVPQELNFNMFEKPRDILVNYAGFYGIPRAEALVRAEKQLDAAQLSNKADMMSRTLSGGMKRRLMIARAMMTEPKLLILDEPSAGVDIEIRRGMWQTLREINAQGTTIILTTHYLEEAESLCRNLAIINHGRIVAEGPMRNMLAQLDVEGFVLDIDGQLPAQLPHVQDVVMIATDHHTLEVDMPRNKDLNSVFTALDSAGIRVRSMRTKSNRLEELFVRLTTASEAQA
- a CDS encoding FAD-binding oxidoreductase — encoded protein: MAAPAVMHLRFVRDDGKALDYTPGQFIQIHFPLADGSNARRSYSCATRHDHVMTCGEAVEFVASCIPGGAATALFQGMNIGDSLNASGPLGLFTLKAGDTNSRYLMIATGTGIASYRSMLPELEERMRARGVKVVVVHGVRTPDDLLFAEEFSDTARRFPDQFEYRIAFSREGFDASDNRATLAIAQHGYVQNVLPALKPVPGEDIAYICGNPVMVDAVVEALKTDALPMKDIRREKYISLK
- a CDS encoding ABC transporter permease, with amino-acid sequence MSHPNVIALSTIARREVARILRIWSQTLVPPAITMTLYFLIFGGLIGRQIGKMDGVNYMAFIVPGLVMMSVIQNSYGNISSSFFGAKFGRHIEELQVSPMPNWVILGGYVAGALLRGLMVGAIVMCIALLFTRLSVPHPFITLASVFLGAVIFSLAGFINAIFAKKFDDVAIVPTFILTPLTYLGGVFYSVKLLPDWAQTLTHLNPIFYMVNAFRYGLLGVSDVPLWTSFGLMGLFVLVLGAFALWLMKRGTGMRS
- a CDS encoding autotransporter assembly complex family protein; translated protein: MLSTMRASFLKSTLLLLVLVAAPVWAAQISRIEVHGLDDEMTANVREVLSLEDARDKDISDRRLDYLLAVAEAETREALEPFGYYNPTIKISTSGARDALAIVIEVDKGAPVKVRDVRLAITGDGDDDRYLREELDNFVPRKGDVLDHTLYEGSKAFITRRLAERGYFDAAFEAHTVEVTRAQNAADIDLRWNSGDRYNMGKVQFEQTPNEIIYPRLLEELIYWNQGEYYHQGRIDRLRRSLSSLDYFSTIDIEPHPDQAVENREVPITVKLTPAKRSVYTLGVSYGTLDGPGFNAGVERRYLNRRGHKAAAYLDYGKRRKTATLQYRIPAFKWRDGWYTIGTQYSDEQTDYIDSRRVEAVFSRSGEITRTLTATASLHFLRERWSYTLLDPSNPNKVYEYASLFYPQLRADYVNVDDRLYPRRGWGLSVTARGGSVRGQGTFGQLQARGQWFKGIGLSNRLIVRGELGQSFHADTAVIPPSLRFYAGGDRSIRGYNWREVGPRIIDAAGKKRYALGADNLVTSSVEFEHYFRPQWGVAAFVDSGSAFNGKHPDWRTGVGIGVRWRSPVGPVRIDIARGLDSPDSAFTLHFNIGAEL
- a CDS encoding translocation/assembly module TamB domain-containing protein — translated: MAKKPLLPPLPDDATNAQREARIAELRALRRARNIKVARRSGFGTLALIVLFAALLWWLLSTLGGRDFLLNRIQWLLPAGTTFTWQSAEGPVAGPMTLHGVRVVYRGCPDVEGKPVKYPNCSQPEITTFTAETIVIDPAIQPLLGKRLRLDAMQVRRATLDVPRSNKPFELPRWPESLPAIKPPLSIRADTIEIDGFKISRAGAPLIDISRVRGGLDAQEDAFMLTHVQVDSDRGVFKAHGHYTPRNNYRTDFTASALLPAPLGSTCPAIGLRAIGTLDKLDVAVSGNAPGRTRALLTLSGGQSNPTWQLSANSEGLDPDLLQGLASTSEPITFNLSARGAGGHANIDAALQRGDFKLVVQPSKVVLEEQRLTFAPLVVDVLGGRITATGSGDFKGDTRGRVEFALNARGLAYGDGDNRIGASADLGIAGTLDAWSAIGTAVLMRGKQRADVKLDGAGDRKALHFKALNVVMPEGRLDATGYLAFNPALKWDVTAKLASFDPGYFLPAWHGAIRGDLKTQGGRNARGGMDIALDATHLGGQLRDRALTGRGNVALTLPATAKDVWTASGDVDLRLGHSNVIARGRIAQNIDVDAKFLPFNLNDALPDAKGTVVGQLTLRGPRNAPNIAADLSGQSLAWKTHRAEHLKVAGRLPWAGGTTGDLRINARGLKAGVALDEVNAHAQGAMENLRLEGDARGPQGALKFAGTALKRGENWQGTLSRLDLSPAKGAAWQLQSAATYAQSGRSWRITPSCFTSTQGGRLCVNADWPNRGVHVEGRGITTALLMPYIPTREDGSRWDVHGEFAVLADVRPVGNSFRGTAHISAPQAGITLDLKNRKTAFNFNALDINGSFDANRWQARLSAGFNGEGKLAADVTAGYDMNAALSGFVDVDTRDLTLMELLSPDIVDPTGHLSGRIQLGGRMGAPALGGNAQLTEFRAELPALGIVLREGQVRMTAQADGNARISGSIKSGDGILNVDGTLGWRGQDTPLQLNVRGKNILVSDTRDLYAVVDPDVLVKFIAGRPLTVTGTVNVPDGRIELERLSNGKTRSSDVVVLDPVDPEATASTALDMNLLLVLGDNVNLKGFGLTGTLGGQLRVRMQPGVETLATGQLNVAGRYRAYGQNLKITRGRLVWTNDPVANPLLDVRAEREIGDVTAGIQVTGRANKPQAVVWSDPATSQSDALAYLTLGRPLSGLDTDEERQVSAASAALTAGGSLLASQLGSRLGLDDAGVLHSRALGGSVLGFGKYVSPKLYVSYGVSLLGTGQVLMLRYLIARGFDIEIETSSRESRGSLNWRKEK